In the Sphingomonas sp. LM7 genome, one interval contains:
- a CDS encoding Coq4 family protein → MATQAPEVFNPGVPMKREWGTALSALRRLLSNGDDTEQVFRIMRALNGDVTQKNYRKLLTVPGGGKLAYRRLELADRLSDRSWIDGFAEGTVGGTYRAFLDATGYSAKGLEEVSMNAIGAEAFAVEHPYAWMGRRERDIHDLWHVLTGYKADEHLGEACLVAFSYAQTGGLGWAFIAAGAALKSIRITGKRDFFRAVIEGYRHGKQAGWLHGEDYEALLAEPLEAARQRLNIVPPKAYRVAQASLAEAGLTGI, encoded by the coding sequence ATGGCGACCCAGGCACCCGAAGTTTTCAATCCCGGCGTTCCGATGAAGCGCGAATGGGGCACGGCGCTTTCAGCGCTGCGCCGGCTGCTGTCGAACGGCGACGACACCGAGCAGGTGTTCCGCATCATGCGCGCGCTGAACGGCGACGTCACCCAGAAGAACTATCGCAAGCTGCTCACCGTACCGGGCGGCGGCAAGCTCGCCTATCGCCGGCTCGAACTGGCCGACCGCCTCTCCGACCGCAGCTGGATCGACGGGTTCGCCGAGGGCACCGTCGGCGGCACCTATCGCGCCTTTCTCGACGCGACCGGCTATTCGGCCAAGGGGCTCGAGGAAGTCAGCATGAACGCGATCGGCGCCGAGGCTTTTGCCGTCGAGCATCCCTATGCCTGGATGGGCCGCCGCGAGCGCGACATCCACGATCTCTGGCACGTCCTCACCGGCTACAAGGCCGACGAGCATCTCGGCGAAGCGTGCCTCGTCGCCTTTTCCTATGCGCAGACCGGCGGGCTCGGCTGGGCGTTCATCGCCGCCGGCGCGGCGCTCAAGAGCATCCGCATCACCGGCAAGCGCGACTTCTTCCGCGCGGTGATCGAAGGCTATCGCCACGGCAAGCAGGCCGGCTGGCTGCACGGCGAGGATTATGAAGCGCTGCTCGCCGAACCGCTCGAAGCCGCGCGGCAGCGGCTGAACATCGTGCCGCCCAAGGCGTATCGCGTCGCCCAGGCGAGCCTCGCCGAAGCGGGGCTCACCGGGATCTGA